The Providencia sp. PROV188 genome includes a region encoding these proteins:
- the glnS gene encoding glutamine--tRNA ligase — MNEADARPTNFIRQIIDEDLATGKHTSVHTRFPPEPNGYLHIGHAKSICLNFGIAKDYQGQCNLRFDDTNPVKEDVEYVNSIQNDVQWLGFQWSGNIRYSSDYFDILYQYAIELIKKGLAYVDELSADEIREYRGTLKEPGKNSPYRERLIEDNLALFEKMREGGFEEGKACLRAKIDMASPFMVMRDPVLYRIKFAEHHQSGNKWCIYPMYDFTHCISDALEGITHSLCTLEFQDNRRLYDWVLDNITIDCHPRQYEFSRLNLEYTVMSKRKLNQLVTEKHVAGWDDPRMLTISGLRRRGYTAASIREFCRRIGVTKQDNNVEMAALESCIRDDLNDSAPRAMAVIDPVRLVIENMPAGEEILKAPNHPNNPEMGTREVPFSNELYIDRADFREEANRQYKRLVLGKEVRLRNAYIIKAERVEKDAEGNITTIFCTYDAGTLNKDPADGRKVKGVIHWVSAAHALPAEIRLYDRLFTVPNPAAEDDFLSVLNPESLVIRQGFVEPSLRDAPAEKAYQFEREGYFCADNKLSSADKLVFNRTVGLRDTWAKIESN, encoded by the coding sequence ATGAATGAGGCAGATGCTCGCCCAACTAACTTTATCCGTCAGATCATAGATGAAGATCTGGCGACTGGGAAACACACATCAGTACATACCCGTTTTCCACCTGAACCGAATGGCTACTTACACATTGGCCATGCGAAATCAATTTGCTTGAACTTTGGTATCGCGAAGGATTATCAAGGCCAGTGTAACTTACGCTTTGATGATACTAACCCGGTCAAAGAAGATGTTGAGTATGTGAACTCCATTCAAAATGACGTTCAATGGTTAGGTTTCCAGTGGAGCGGCAACATTCGCTACTCATCTGATTATTTTGATATTTTATATCAATACGCGATTGAGCTTATCAAAAAAGGCCTTGCCTACGTTGATGAATTAAGTGCGGATGAAATTCGTGAATACCGTGGCACATTAAAAGAGCCGGGTAAAAACAGCCCTTATCGTGAGCGCCTGATTGAAGACAACTTAGCGTTATTTGAAAAAATGCGCGAGGGTGGCTTCGAAGAAGGTAAAGCGTGTCTGCGTGCGAAAATCGACATGGCATCGCCATTTATGGTTATGCGTGACCCAGTGTTATACCGCATTAAGTTTGCGGAACATCACCAATCCGGTAACAAGTGGTGCATCTACCCGATGTACGACTTCACTCACTGTATTTCTGATGCGCTGGAAGGCATTACACACTCACTGTGTACATTAGAATTCCAAGACAACCGCCGCCTGTATGACTGGGTACTGGACAACATCACGATTGACTGCCACCCGCGTCAGTACGAGTTTTCTCGTCTGAATCTCGAATACACGGTAATGTCAAAACGTAAACTGAACCAATTAGTGACGGAAAAACACGTTGCTGGTTGGGATGACCCACGCATGCTGACCATCTCTGGTTTACGTCGTCGTGGCTATACTGCGGCATCAATTCGTGAATTCTGCCGTCGTATCGGTGTCACTAAGCAAGATAACAACGTGGAAATGGCGGCATTAGAATCTTGCATCCGTGATGACCTGAATGATTCAGCACCACGCGCAATGGCAGTTATCGACCCAGTTCGCTTAGTGATTGAAAATATGCCAGCAGGTGAAGAAATTCTGAAGGCACCAAATCACCCGAACAACCCAGAAATGGGAACTCGTGAAGTGCCATTTAGCAATGAGCTGTATATTGACCGTGCAGACTTCCGCGAAGAAGCTAACCGCCAATATAAGCGCTTGGTATTAGGTAAAGAAGTGCGTCTGCGTAATGCTTACATCATCAAAGCAGAGCGTGTAGAAAAAGATGCAGAAGGTAACATTACCACCATCTTCTGTACTTACGATGCAGGCACATTAAACAAAGATCCAGCTGACGGTCGTAAAGTCAAAGGTGTTATCCACTGGGTAAGTGCAGCACATGCACTGCCAGCGGAGATTCGTCTGTATGACCGCCTGTTTACTGTACCAAACCCAGCAGCCGAAGATGATTTCTTATCAGTGCTGAACCCAGAATCTCTGGTTATTCGCCAAGGTTTTGTTGAACCAAGCCTGCGCGATGCACCAGCAGAAAAAGCGTACCAGTTTGAGCGTGAAGGTTACTTCTGCGCAGATAACAAACTGAGCAGTGCGGATAAGCTGGTGTTTAACCGTACGGTTGGGTTGCGTGATACGTGGGCTAAGATTGAGTCTAACTAA
- the kdpE gene encoding two-component system response regulator KdpE, with the protein MSSHQILIIEDEKEIRRFVRLALEGEGWKIFEAENYQRGLIEAGTRQPDLVILDLGLPDGDGLDLIRDLRQWSSIPLIVLSAREEESQKVAALDAGADDYLTKPFGISELLARVRVALRRFGKAGQESPTFQFGDVTVDFINRIVTKGSEELHLTPIEFRLLSELVANSGKVLTQRHLLLQVWGPSYVEHNHYLRIYMGHLRQKLENDPARPVHLLTETGIGYRFMP; encoded by the coding sequence GTGAGTTCCCATCAAATCCTGATCATTGAAGATGAAAAAGAGATCCGCCGCTTTGTTCGATTAGCGTTGGAGGGTGAAGGCTGGAAAATTTTTGAAGCTGAAAATTACCAGCGAGGGCTCATAGAAGCAGGCACTCGTCAGCCTGATTTAGTGATTTTAGATCTCGGATTACCTGATGGTGATGGATTGGATTTGATCCGTGATTTACGCCAATGGAGCAGTATTCCGTTGATCGTACTTTCTGCTCGTGAAGAAGAGTCCCAGAAAGTGGCCGCTCTCGATGCGGGTGCCGATGATTATTTGACGAAACCTTTTGGTATTAGTGAGTTGCTCGCCCGTGTCCGAGTCGCTTTACGCCGTTTTGGTAAAGCGGGTCAAGAAAGCCCTACTTTTCAATTTGGCGATGTTACGGTGGATTTTATCAACCGCATCGTGACTAAAGGCAGTGAAGAGTTGCACCTCACCCCGATTGAATTTCGCCTACTCAGTGAACTCGTTGCCAATAGCGGAAAAGTGCTCACTCAGCGCCATTTGTTGCTACAAGTCTGGGGACCGAGTTACGTCGAACATAATCATTATCTACGCATTTATATGGGGCATTTACGCCAGAAGTTGGAAAATGACCCTGCACGCCCCGTACATCTTTTAACTGAAACGGGAATTGGCTACCGTTTTATGCCTTAA
- the nagE gene encoding N-acetylglucosamine-specific PTS transporter subunit IIBC has protein sequence MNILSYLQRIGRALMVPVAVLPAAAILMGIGYWIDPDGWGANSAIAALLIKSGAAIIDNMSVLFAIGVAYGMSKDKDGAAALTGFVGFLVVTTLCSPASYSMIMSVPVESVPAAFNKINNQFVGILVGVLSAELYNRYSGVELPKALSFFSGRRLVPILTSFLMIILAFILMYVWPVVYNGLVAFGESIKDLGSVGAGIYAFFNRLLIPVGLHHALNSVFWFDVAGINDIPNFLGGAKSIEAGLATVGITGRYQAGFFPIMMFGLPGAALAIYHCARPENKAKVAGIMIAGAFAAFFTGITEPLEFSFMFVAPVLYVIHALLTGISVYIAATMEWISGFGFSAGLVDMFLQTRNPLATHWYMLIVQGLVFFCIYYVIFRFMIRKFNLLTPGREVSAGDETVDGYDENVSDAHSDESEIQKEARQYIAAVGGSDNIVNIDACITRLRLGVKDSAVVNDPLAKRIGASGVIRLNKQNVQVIVGTRAELIAKAMTEVMAKGPIAASAPAAAPEKSQQTAPEKVKGNAVLSLIAPVSGEVYSLDQVPDEAFSSRIVGDGIAIKPTSSEVVAPAAGTIVKIFPTNHAFCLETANGVELIVHMGIDTVALNGEGCERLVEEGAEVEAGTPILKLDLPFLEANAKSMISPVIISNIDDFAGVEILAKGQVIAGETVIYHVLK, from the coding sequence GTGAATATTCTTAGCTACTTACAGCGGATTGGTAGGGCGCTTATGGTGCCTGTCGCCGTATTACCAGCCGCCGCAATCCTTATGGGGATTGGTTATTGGATTGACCCAGATGGTTGGGGCGCCAATAGCGCAATCGCTGCGTTACTGATCAAATCCGGTGCAGCCATCATCGACAACATGTCCGTGTTGTTTGCGATTGGTGTTGCGTACGGAATGTCTAAAGATAAAGATGGTGCAGCTGCATTAACCGGTTTTGTCGGCTTCTTAGTGGTGACAACACTGTGTTCGCCTGCGTCCTACTCAATGATTATGAGTGTGCCAGTGGAATCCGTCCCTGCTGCATTCAATAAAATCAATAACCAGTTCGTGGGTATCCTTGTTGGGGTTCTCTCTGCTGAACTTTACAACCGCTACAGTGGCGTTGAGCTACCAAAAGCGTTGTCATTCTTCAGTGGTCGTCGCCTCGTCCCGATTTTAACCTCATTCCTGATGATCATCCTGGCATTCATTCTGATGTATGTTTGGCCGGTGGTGTATAACGGATTAGTGGCGTTCGGTGAAAGCATCAAAGACTTAGGTTCTGTTGGCGCGGGTATCTACGCTTTCTTTAACCGTCTATTAATTCCTGTTGGCTTACACCACGCACTGAACTCTGTATTCTGGTTCGATGTGGCGGGTATCAACGATATTCCTAACTTCTTAGGTGGCGCGAAGTCTATCGAAGCAGGTCTGGCAACAGTTGGGATTACGGGTCGCTACCAAGCGGGCTTCTTCCCTATCATGATGTTCGGTCTACCAGGTGCGGCTCTGGCTATCTATCACTGTGCACGTCCAGAAAATAAAGCCAAAGTGGCTGGTATCATGATTGCAGGTGCGTTTGCTGCATTCTTTACTGGTATTACTGAACCGCTTGAATTCTCATTTATGTTCGTTGCGCCAGTACTGTATGTGATCCACGCATTATTGACCGGTATTTCTGTCTATATCGCGGCAACAATGGAATGGATTTCAGGCTTCGGCTTCAGTGCGGGGCTGGTGGATATGTTCTTACAGACACGTAACCCACTCGCAACTCACTGGTATATGCTGATTGTTCAAGGCTTAGTCTTCTTCTGCATCTACTACGTGATTTTCCGATTCATGATCCGCAAATTCAACCTGTTAACGCCAGGTCGTGAAGTCAGCGCGGGTGATGAAACTGTTGATGGCTATGACGAAAACGTCAGCGATGCTCACAGCGATGAAAGCGAAATTCAAAAAGAAGCTCGTCAGTATATTGCAGCAGTAGGTGGTAGCGACAACATCGTTAACATCGACGCGTGTATCACGCGTTTACGTTTAGGCGTAAAAGATTCAGCGGTAGTCAACGACCCACTTGCTAAACGTATTGGTGCATCTGGCGTGATCCGCCTGAACAAGCAAAACGTGCAAGTGATTGTGGGAACTCGTGCTGAATTAATCGCTAAAGCGATGACAGAAGTGATGGCAAAAGGCCCTATTGCGGCATCTGCGCCAGCTGCGGCTCCAGAAAAAAGCCAGCAAACGGCACCAGAAAAAGTAAAAGGTAACGCGGTACTGTCATTAATCGCACCAGTTAGTGGTGAAGTTTACTCACTGGATCAGGTTCCGGATGAAGCGTTCTCTAGCCGCATCGTTGGTGATGGTATTGCTATCAAACCAACCAGCAGTGAAGTGGTGGCGCCAGCCGCAGGGACAATTGTGAAAATTTTCCCAACTAACCATGCGTTCTGCCTCGAAACCGCGAATGGCGTTGAACTGATTGTGCATATGGGGATTGATACCGTTGCATTAAATGGTGAAGGCTGTGAGCGTTTAGTTGAAGAGGGTGCTGAAGTTGAAGCGGGCACACCGATTCTGAAACTCGACCTGCCATTTCTTGAAGCGAATGCAAAATCAATGATTAGCCCTGTTATCATCAGTAATATTGATGACTTCGCTGGCGTTGAAATTTTAGCGAAAGGTCAGGTTATTGCAGGTGAAACCGTTATTTATCACGTATTAAAATAA
- a CDS encoding TonB-dependent siderophore receptor, with protein MLNKNKLSALSLLIVSPFAASATDVLVVTTPSSSDSYTATTTSSATKNETQIMKIPQTVNVVTKTQIENRAAETVVDALRYTPGVVTEYRGDSNRNDEVFSRGFDYANKILDGIPFGGNASSSMGTTEPWFLDRIEMIKGPASVQYGQISPGGVIAMTSKKPTAQSINKIQLRVGNRNKTEGFFDLGGKLTDDGNILYRLNGLAKKKDTQVRDYEEEKYAIAPAISFLNEDTTFTLLAYLQNSPKNGYRNFLPKVGTIESTPEGKIPQDFNISNPDYNISKQKQHSIGYEFEHNFSDKISLVQKARYAEIDEKYNYLVFNTLASEAKNYPYVLKRMAQHEKTKLNTFGVDTHLNFDIDNGGLYQTLLVGVDYKWTKEDKQFWRDRNGNYDIDWRNPQYQKIDESKQTLFTDQLQKSDQIGIYIQDQIEWNNWNLLASTRYDWIEVKTIDRTISDRSQQNDGKLTGLVGLLYSFDNGISPYISYSTSFEPNLATNRKPESKPFDPKTAKQTEIGIKYLTPDQKTLATLSLYHIEQKNIPKYDSELGYMTLIGKGESKGVEAQINSKLTDKFAVTAAYSYTKTKVLETSNSAEKGKEFPRIPKNMASVWGQYEENSGMLNGLKAGAGVRYIGSSKAGADNSFSVPGVTLYDAMIGYELSNISPSLKGATIQLNVNNLMDKHYVSSCGMSDACFYGIGRTGTVTFDYAW; from the coding sequence ATGTTAAATAAAAATAAGCTATCAGCGCTATCACTGTTAATAGTTTCGCCATTCGCTGCTTCAGCAACTGATGTTCTGGTTGTGACTACACCAAGCTCAAGTGATTCATATACTGCAACAACGACTTCTTCTGCAACGAAGAATGAAACTCAGATAATGAAAATACCACAGACGGTGAATGTGGTGACCAAAACCCAAATAGAAAACAGAGCGGCAGAAACCGTTGTGGATGCACTGAGGTATACACCAGGTGTAGTTACCGAATACCGTGGTGATTCAAATCGTAATGATGAGGTATTCAGTCGCGGTTTTGATTATGCGAACAAAATTCTAGATGGCATTCCTTTTGGCGGAAATGCGTCCTCGTCCATGGGCACAACCGAGCCTTGGTTTCTAGACAGAATTGAGATGATTAAAGGACCGGCATCTGTGCAGTATGGGCAAATAAGCCCTGGTGGGGTTATTGCCATGACAAGCAAAAAACCAACCGCGCAGAGCATCAATAAAATTCAGTTACGGGTCGGTAATCGAAATAAAACGGAAGGATTTTTTGATCTGGGTGGCAAGCTAACGGATGATGGAAATATCCTCTACCGTTTAAATGGCCTAGCAAAAAAGAAAGACACTCAGGTTCGAGACTATGAAGAAGAAAAATATGCCATCGCTCCCGCCATATCATTCCTAAATGAAGACACTACTTTCACTCTTCTGGCTTACTTACAAAACTCACCGAAAAATGGTTACCGAAATTTTCTTCCTAAAGTTGGCACGATTGAATCAACCCCGGAAGGAAAAATTCCGCAAGACTTCAACATAAGCAATCCTGACTATAATATTTCCAAACAAAAACAACATAGTATCGGGTATGAATTTGAACACAATTTTAGTGATAAAATTTCATTGGTACAAAAAGCACGCTACGCAGAAATTGATGAAAAATATAATTACTTAGTATTTAACACCTTAGCAAGTGAAGCTAAAAACTATCCTTATGTACTAAAACGAATGGCTCAGCACGAAAAAACGAAACTCAATACATTTGGCGTTGATACCCATTTAAATTTCGACATTGATAATGGGGGGCTTTATCAAACACTATTAGTCGGCGTCGATTACAAATGGACTAAAGAGGACAAACAGTTTTGGCGTGACAGAAACGGCAATTATGATATTGATTGGCGTAACCCCCAATACCAGAAAATTGATGAATCCAAGCAGACACTATTCACCGACCAGCTGCAAAAAAGCGATCAAATCGGTATTTATATTCAAGACCAAATCGAATGGAATAACTGGAACTTATTAGCTAGCACTCGGTATGACTGGATTGAAGTCAAAACGATAGACAGAACGATCAGTGACAGGTCACAACAAAATGATGGCAAATTAACAGGCTTAGTTGGATTGTTATACTCATTTGATAACGGTATTTCCCCTTATATTAGCTACAGCACCTCTTTTGAGCCAAATCTTGCAACCAACAGAAAGCCAGAAAGTAAGCCGTTTGATCCTAAAACAGCAAAACAAACAGAAATCGGTATCAAGTACCTCACTCCTGACCAAAAAACGCTGGCGACCTTATCTCTCTATCATATCGAGCAAAAAAACATTCCTAAATACGACTCTGAATTAGGTTATATGACGCTAATCGGCAAGGGGGAAAGTAAAGGTGTGGAAGCCCAGATAAACAGTAAGCTTACCGATAAATTTGCCGTTACAGCAGCATATTCATATACCAAAACCAAAGTGCTTGAAACATCAAACAGTGCGGAAAAAGGAAAAGAATTTCCTCGTATTCCTAAAAATATGGCCTCTGTCTGGGGGCAATATGAAGAGAACTCAGGAATGCTGAATGGACTGAAAGCGGGAGCGGGAGTGCGCTATATCGGTTCCAGCAAAGCAGGGGCGGATAATAGCTTTTCTGTGCCTGGGGTAACGCTTTACGATGCGATGATTGGCTATGAACTTTCCAATATTTCGCCCTCTTTGAAAGGCGCAACGATACAGTTAAACGTGAATAACTTAATGGATAAACATTATGTTTCATCCTGTGGTATGAGTGATGCCTGCTTTTATGGCATAGGCCGTACTGGTACTGTCACGTTTGATTACGCTTGGTAA
- a CDS encoding esterase family protein, which translates to MKSVLLYVMVALSAAPAIAAPCNELPLQGVQEGIFDTEGKVCFVLPALNENYIAATLKGATGAQLLDQQNHHLRTLLEAGPADGEKSLLFSSPAGQVSSLMLYGNSGSEWQFNWQVTETQPLNRMRKLDPVSPTLQQLAKELAAGGTTDAFWKKQQLIGTPLIEPVDTSHKRVTFLWRAARGNVFILGSPAGDHDPMFKLGDSDVWFRSYVVPADTRMQYQLAPDVPKVDGNAREQRRAILVTAQADPLNPTTMSIENDDKWNTSSLLDLKPSRYFTRDTMKQPIRHGSLTRHTLKSNFLGNSREIILYRPKATTPVSWTLFLFDGQIWQDKYHTANVIDGLIANHQLPPINIVFIDSLDSKRRSKELPPNQAFADFMALELLPWVSKNGIEINNEKTIVAGASYGGLASSWVALRYPNQFRHVLSLSGSYWWAPEGEKPGWLTRQYQQSPHYPISFWIQAGLFENQGTDGGIWLNSQELEYVLRDKHYKTSFHSWSSGHDYAAWVEALVYGLKDFTNQR; encoded by the coding sequence ATGAAGTCTGTTTTGCTTTACGTAATGGTCGCTTTGAGTGCAGCACCCGCAATAGCCGCTCCTTGCAACGAACTGCCTCTCCAAGGGGTTCAGGAAGGCATATTTGATACCGAGGGTAAGGTTTGCTTTGTGCTTCCAGCGCTTAATGAAAACTATATTGCTGCCACACTAAAAGGGGCAACAGGAGCACAATTACTCGACCAGCAAAACCATCATTTACGCACATTATTGGAAGCAGGACCTGCTGATGGAGAAAAATCGCTACTTTTTTCATCCCCGGCAGGGCAAGTTTCATCATTAATGTTATATGGAAATAGCGGTAGCGAATGGCAGTTTAACTGGCAAGTGACAGAAACTCAGCCACTCAATCGCATGCGAAAACTTGATCCAGTCAGTCCTACTTTACAGCAACTCGCAAAGGAGCTGGCAGCAGGAGGAACAACAGATGCATTTTGGAAAAAACAGCAACTCATCGGTACGCCTTTAATTGAACCCGTAGATACATCTCATAAACGAGTCACTTTTTTGTGGCGTGCAGCACGTGGTAATGTGTTTATTTTAGGGTCTCCGGCAGGCGATCATGATCCCATGTTTAAACTGGGTGACTCCGATGTTTGGTTTCGCAGCTATGTGGTACCCGCTGATACGCGTATGCAATATCAATTGGCACCTGACGTTCCTAAAGTAGATGGCAATGCGCGTGAACAACGCCGTGCGATTTTGGTCACTGCACAAGCCGATCCTTTAAATCCCACGACTATGAGTATAGAAAATGATGATAAGTGGAACACTTCATCTTTACTTGATTTAAAACCCTCACGGTATTTTACCCGCGATACAATGAAACAGCCTATACGCCATGGCTCTTTGACTCGACATACATTAAAAAGTAATTTCCTTGGAAATAGTCGGGAAATCATTCTTTATCGCCCAAAAGCGACAACACCTGTTAGTTGGACATTATTTTTGTTTGATGGTCAAATTTGGCAGGATAAATATCACACCGCCAATGTAATTGATGGTTTGATTGCTAATCATCAATTACCCCCGATTAATATTGTCTTTATAGATAGTTTGGATAGTAAACGTCGCTCCAAGGAACTCCCTCCAAATCAAGCTTTTGCTGATTTTATGGCACTGGAACTACTACCTTGGGTGAGCAAAAATGGTATTGAAATAAATAATGAAAAGACGATTGTGGCTGGCGCAAGTTATGGAGGATTGGCATCATCCTGGGTCGCATTGCGATATCCAAACCAATTTCGTCATGTGCTGAGCCTATCAGGCTCATACTGGTGGGCGCCTGAAGGTGAAAAGCCAGGATGGTTAACTCGTCAATATCAGCAATCGCCGCATTATCCGATCAGTTTCTGGATACAAGCAGGGTTATTTGAAAACCAAGGTACTGATGGCGGCATTTGGCTTAATAGCCAAGAGCTTGAATATGTTTTGCGAGATAAACACTACAAAACCAGCTTCCATTCATGGTCAAGTGGTCATGATTATGCAGCTTGGGTAGAAGCATTGGTCTATGGATTGAAAGACTTCACAAACCAACGTTGA
- a CDS encoding sulfite exporter TauE/SafE family protein produces MDLLLCLFGFISGITTALFGFGGGFITVPLLYALITLVWGPRHDASEVAMQIAVATSTFVMIFSSSLSSRAHYLKGNFNWQIIKPFMLPISIGGILGALIALSVDSEWIRWIFIGYLIITILDCFIRPGFIQTQSEGNTLIRGKCIEDTLIGTVIGTVAAFLGVGGSVMTVPLMRRRGASMLQAAAFANPLTLPMAITGSLIYFYFAMEKHLELGSGFLGMIYIKGALILIATSWLGIRFASFLMPYLSDKRHAQSYPILLMVVLGVMLFV; encoded by the coding sequence GTGGATTTACTACTTTGTTTATTTGGTTTTATTTCGGGGATCACAACAGCGCTATTCGGTTTTGGGGGCGGCTTTATTACGGTGCCCCTGTTATATGCCTTAATTACCCTTGTTTGGGGACCCCGCCATGATGCCAGCGAAGTTGCGATGCAAATCGCCGTCGCCACATCTACATTTGTGATGATTTTCTCATCAAGCTTATCGAGCCGAGCACACTACCTGAAAGGGAATTTCAACTGGCAAATTATTAAACCTTTTATGCTGCCTATTTCAATTGGCGGCATTTTAGGTGCGCTCATCGCGCTATCGGTAGACAGTGAATGGATCCGCTGGATATTTATTGGTTATCTCATTATCACTATTCTCGATTGCTTTATTCGCCCCGGATTTATACAAACCCAATCAGAAGGTAATACGTTAATAAGAGGCAAATGCATTGAGGACACGCTCATCGGTACAGTGATCGGTACCGTCGCGGCATTTTTAGGCGTAGGGGGTAGTGTGATGACGGTACCTTTGATGCGTCGCCGTGGAGCGAGCATGTTGCAAGCGGCGGCATTTGCTAACCCGCTGACGTTACCGATGGCAATCACGGGCTCTTTGATTTACTTCTATTTTGCTATGGAAAAGCACCTTGAATTAGGCTCTGGTTTCTTAGGGATGATTTATATTAAAGGCGCCTTAATTTTGATTGCTACCTCGTGGCTAGGTATTCGTTTTGCTTCGTTTTTGATGCCCTACTTGAGTGATAAACGCCATGCTCAAAGCTATCCCATTTTACTGATGGTAGTTCTTGGGGTCATGCTATTCGTATAA
- a CDS encoding DUF5329 family protein produces MQSLLTQASRRFASILVIFLTIFVTTKALALSPEEKTRTEALLTELGKQQNLTFTRNGSGHSAPEAESHLRLKLGKTEKRLQTTEQFIDNVASKSSITGEEYRVTDAQGKVTSANQYLHDLLKNNVDKPAK; encoded by the coding sequence GTGCAATCGTTACTGACTCAAGCCTCTCGCCGTTTTGCTTCCATCTTAGTGATTTTTTTAACTATTTTCGTCACCACCAAAGCCCTTGCGCTAAGCCCTGAAGAGAAAACGCGTACTGAAGCGTTGTTAACGGAGTTGGGTAAGCAGCAGAATTTAACCTTCACGCGTAATGGTTCCGGTCATTCTGCACCAGAAGCTGAATCCCATTTACGATTAAAGCTGGGTAAAACTGAAAAGCGCTTACAGACAACAGAGCAGTTTATTGACAATGTGGCATCAAAATCTTCTATCACCGGAGAAGAGTACCGAGTCACCGATGCCCAAGGTAAAGTCACCAGCGCCAATCAGTATCTGCATGATTTACTGAAAAATAACGTCGATAAACCAGCCAAATAA